A stretch of the Vitis riparia cultivar Riparia Gloire de Montpellier isolate 1030 chromosome 13, EGFV_Vit.rip_1.0, whole genome shotgun sequence genome encodes the following:
- the LOC117927749 gene encoding sister chromatid cohesion 1 protein 3-like, which produces MEERLGVENTGLSDIPELVNSAEELNFLEADDMTPTGGSPGTQDVSTLSIRTRAVAQYLQNHSPINPISEDPSREL; this is translated from the exons ATGGAGGAGCGATTAGGTGTAGAGAACACTGGTCTTTCAGATATTCCTGAGCTGGTGAATTCTGCTGAA GAGCTAAATTTTCTTGAAGCAGATGACATGACACCAACTG GAGGATCCCCAGGAACTCAAGATGTCAGCACATTGTCTATAAGAACCAG GGCTGTGGCTCAATATTTACAAAATCACTCTCCTATAAATCCAATATCAGAAGACCCATCTAGGGAGCTC